In Ipomoea triloba cultivar NCNSP0323 chromosome 15, ASM357664v1, one genomic interval encodes:
- the LOC116005568 gene encoding AT-rich interactive domain-containing protein 2-like isoform X2 yields MAGLKRRVEQGIVKGCSTVEPEKCLFGKYSDAEMLVQLRRIALDPCDPEVTLKNVGSLFSQTLRVREVLSLSQTDCPRRKRKLQQYVKEKLRSAPKLALEAFDQESEGKKSRKQLTHMSSVSSLLGSVKSTRSSQQKPISTSHSTKSLLTFEDSFQERTMVVPVGPRFQAEVPEWTVPLGNVRADSADGDSDDSRWLGTRVWPVEIDDTKLSTRSIGKGREESCNCQAPGSVDCVRRHVLEERLLLQCDLGPAFSTWKFDQMGEQMMKSWTVKEQQIFQPLVKIKPQTNGKNFLKHALKSIPSEYRTTVINFYFNVFLPGRIGMQTRMSSEVQVDTDDDEAGDSNYLHVPNRCHGKTGMPVKSNDVKKTRYLRVRT; encoded by the exons ATGGCTGGATTGAAGCGAAGAGTGGAGCAGGGGATAGTCAAAGGATGTTCAACTGTAGAACCAGAAAAATGTCTCTTTGGAAAGTATTCTGATGCAGAAATGCTTGTTCAGTTGAGAAGAATTGCTCTGGATCCCTGTGATCCAGAAGTTACCCTAAAAAATGTTGGATCATTGTTCAGCCAGACACTAAGAGTGCGAGAAGTCTTGTCTCTCAGCCAGACCGACTGTCCACGG AGAAAACGAAAGCTTCAACAGTATGTCAAAGAGAAGTTGAGAAGTGCTCCAAAGCTTGCTTTGGAGGCGTTTGACCAAGAAAgtgaaggaaaaaagagtagAAAGCAGTTGACCCATATGTCTAGTGTTTCAAGCTTGCTCGGCTCTGTTAAATCAACAAGAAGTTCTCAACAAAAACCTATCTCAACCTCACATAGCACAAAGAGCTTATTAACATTTGAGGACAGTTTTCAAGAGCGG ACGATGGTTGTTCCAGTTGGGCCTCGCTTCCAGGCTGAAGTTCCTGAGTGGACTGTTCCACTTGGCAATGTAAGAGCTGATAGTGCTGACGGTGATTCTGATGATTCAAGATGGTTGGGAACCAGAGTATGGCCTGTTGAAATTGATGATACAAAATTATCTACTAGATCCATTGGGAAAGGCAGAGAAGAGTCTTGCAATTGTCAAGCCCCTGGTTCTGTTGATTGTGTTAGACGCCATGTTCTTGAGGAAAGACTCCTTCTGCAATGCGATCTTGGCCCTGCTTTCTCAACCTGGAAATTTGATCAAATGGGGGAACAAATGATGAAGTCATGGACAGTTAAGGAACAACAGATTTTTCAGCCATTGGTGAAAATCAAACCACAGACAAATGGAAAAAACTTTCTGAAGCATGCACTGAAATCCATCCCATCTGAATATAGGACAACCGTAATAAATTTttacttcaatgtgtttctccCTGGACGCATTGGTATGCAAACAAGGATGTCATCTGAGGTGCAAGTCGACACTGATGATGATGAGGCTGGTGATTCTAATTACTTGCATGTGCCTAACAGATGCCATGGCAAAACTGGTATGCCTGTGAAGTCTAATGATGTGAAAAAAACTCGATACTTGCGTGTCAGGACTTGA
- the LOC116005568 gene encoding AT-rich interactive domain-containing protein 2-like isoform X3 yields MAGLKRRVEQGIVKGCSTVEPEKCLFGKYSDAEMLVQLRRIALDPCDPEVTLKNVGSLFSQTLRVREVLSLSQTDCPRTMVVPVGPRFQAEVPEWTVPLGNVRADSADGDSDDSRWLGTRVWPVEIDDTKLSTRSIGKGREESCNCQAPGSVDCVRRHVLEERLLLQCDLGPAFSTWKFDQMGEQMMKSWTVKEQQIFQPLVKIKPQTNGKNFLKHALKSIPSEYRTTVINFYFNVFLPGRIGMQTRMSSEVQVDTDDDEAGDSNYLHVPNRCHGKTGMPVKSNDVKKTRYLRVRT; encoded by the exons ATGGCTGGATTGAAGCGAAGAGTGGAGCAGGGGATAGTCAAAGGATGTTCAACTGTAGAACCAGAAAAATGTCTCTTTGGAAAGTATTCTGATGCAGAAATGCTTGTTCAGTTGAGAAGAATTGCTCTGGATCCCTGTGATCCAGAAGTTACCCTAAAAAATGTTGGATCATTGTTCAGCCAGACACTAAGAGTGCGAGAAGTCTTGTCTCTCAGCCAGACCGACTGTCCACGG ACGATGGTTGTTCCAGTTGGGCCTCGCTTCCAGGCTGAAGTTCCTGAGTGGACTGTTCCACTTGGCAATGTAAGAGCTGATAGTGCTGACGGTGATTCTGATGATTCAAGATGGTTGGGAACCAGAGTATGGCCTGTTGAAATTGATGATACAAAATTATCTACTAGATCCATTGGGAAAGGCAGAGAAGAGTCTTGCAATTGTCAAGCCCCTGGTTCTGTTGATTGTGTTAGACGCCATGTTCTTGAGGAAAGACTCCTTCTGCAATGCGATCTTGGCCCTGCTTTCTCAACCTGGAAATTTGATCAAATGGGGGAACAAATGATGAAGTCATGGACAGTTAAGGAACAACAGATTTTTCAGCCATTGGTGAAAATCAAACCACAGACAAATGGAAAAAACTTTCTGAAGCATGCACTGAAATCCATCCCATCTGAATATAGGACAACCGTAATAAATTTttacttcaatgtgtttctccCTGGACGCATTGGTATGCAAACAAGGATGTCATCTGAGGTGCAAGTCGACACTGATGATGATGAGGCTGGTGATTCTAATTACTTGCATGTGCCTAACAGATGCCATGGCAAAACTGGTATGCCTGTGAAGTCTAATGATGTGAAAAAAACTCGATACTTGCGTGTCAGGACTTGA
- the LOC116005568 gene encoding uncharacterized protein LOC116005568 isoform X1 has product MAGLKRRVEQGIVKGCSTVEPEKCLFGKYSDAEMLVQLRRIALDPCDPEVTLKNVGSLFSQTLRVREVLSLSQTDCPRRKRKLQQYVKEKLRSAPKLALEAFDQESEGKKSRKQLTHMSSVSSLLGSVKSTRSSQQKPISTSHSTKSLLTFEDSFQERVFSESYLDAVNMEPPTKYISPLIDSDESVNGSNPLSPVDLTLTPTKGPLLALNEVINNSKSLATKGKRLQSPRRSIRLLNLIGDHLQTMVVPVGPRFQAEVPEWTVPLGNVRADSADGDSDDSRWLGTRVWPVEIDDTKLSTRSIGKGREESCNCQAPGSVDCVRRHVLEERLLLQCDLGPAFSTWKFDQMGEQMMKSWTVKEQQIFQPLVKIKPQTNGKNFLKHALKSIPSEYRTTVINFYFNVFLPGRIGMQTRMSSEVQVDTDDDEAGDSNYLHVPNRCHGKTGMPVKSNDVKKTRYLRVRT; this is encoded by the exons ATGGCTGGATTGAAGCGAAGAGTGGAGCAGGGGATAGTCAAAGGATGTTCAACTGTAGAACCAGAAAAATGTCTCTTTGGAAAGTATTCTGATGCAGAAATGCTTGTTCAGTTGAGAAGAATTGCTCTGGATCCCTGTGATCCAGAAGTTACCCTAAAAAATGTTGGATCATTGTTCAGCCAGACACTAAGAGTGCGAGAAGTCTTGTCTCTCAGCCAGACCGACTGTCCACGG AGAAAACGAAAGCTTCAACAGTATGTCAAAGAGAAGTTGAGAAGTGCTCCAAAGCTTGCTTTGGAGGCGTTTGACCAAGAAAgtgaaggaaaaaagagtagAAAGCAGTTGACCCATATGTCTAGTGTTTCAAGCTTGCTCGGCTCTGTTAAATCAACAAGAAGTTCTCAACAAAAACCTATCTCAACCTCACATAGCACAAAGAGCTTATTAACATTTGAGGACAGTTTTCAAGAGCGGGTATTTTCAGAATCCTATCTAGATGCTGTAAATATGGAACCTCCAACCAAGTATATTTCCCCTTTAATTGACTCTGATGAATCTGTAAATGGTTCAAACCCATTGAGTCCTGTGGACCTAACCCTAACCCCTACTAAAGGGCCCTTGCTGGCCTTGAATGAAGTGATTAACAATTCAAAGTCCTTGGCTACGAAAGGCAAACGTCTTCAATCACCTCGCCGGTCCATTCGGTTATTAAACTTAATTGGTGATCACTTGCAGACGATGGTTGTTCCAGTTGGGCCTCGCTTCCAGGCTGAAGTTCCTGAGTGGACTGTTCCACTTGGCAATGTAAGAGCTGATAGTGCTGACGGTGATTCTGATGATTCAAGATGGTTGGGAACCAGAGTATGGCCTGTTGAAATTGATGATACAAAATTATCTACTAGATCCATTGGGAAAGGCAGAGAAGAGTCTTGCAATTGTCAAGCCCCTGGTTCTGTTGATTGTGTTAGACGCCATGTTCTTGAGGAAAGACTCCTTCTGCAATGCGATCTTGGCCCTGCTTTCTCAACCTGGAAATTTGATCAAATGGGGGAACAAATGATGAAGTCATGGACAGTTAAGGAACAACAGATTTTTCAGCCATTGGTGAAAATCAAACCACAGACAAATGGAAAAAACTTTCTGAAGCATGCACTGAAATCCATCCCATCTGAATATAGGACAACCGTAATAAATTTttacttcaatgtgtttctccCTGGACGCATTGGTATGCAAACAAGGATGTCATCTGAGGTGCAAGTCGACACTGATGATGATGAGGCTGGTGATTCTAATTACTTGCATGTGCCTAACAGATGCCATGGCAAAACTGGTATGCCTGTGAAGTCTAATGATGTGAAAAAAACTCGATACTTGCGTGTCAGGACTTGA